In Pseudomonas fluorescens, a genomic segment contains:
- the ilvN gene encoding acetolactate synthase small subunit, whose product MRHIISLLLENEPGALSRVVGLFSQRNYNIESLTVAPTEDPTLSRLTLTTVGHDEVIEQITKNLNKLIEVVKLVDLSESAHIERELMLVKVKATGAQRAEIKRTTDIYRGQIVDVSASVYTVQLTGTSDKLDSFIQSIGTASILETVRSGVTGIARGDKVLSI is encoded by the coding sequence ATGCGGCATATTATCTCCCTGCTTCTGGAGAACGAACCCGGCGCTCTGTCTCGTGTTGTCGGTCTGTTTTCGCAACGCAACTACAACATCGAAAGCCTGACCGTGGCGCCGACCGAGGACCCGACCCTGTCGCGCCTGACGTTGACCACCGTTGGCCACGATGAGGTGATCGAGCAGATCACCAAGAACCTCAACAAGCTGATCGAAGTGGTCAAGCTGGTCGACCTGTCGGAAAGTGCCCACATCGAGCGCGAGCTGATGCTGGTTAAAGTCAAGGCTACGGGTGCTCAACGTGCCGAGATCAAGCGGACTACCGACATTTATCGCGGGCAGATCGTCGATGTGAGCGCCAGCGTTTATACCGTTCAACTGACCGGTACGAGCGACAAACTGGATAGCTTCATCCAGTCGATCGGGACGGCCTCGATTCTGGAAACCGTACGCAGTGGTGTCACCGGGATTGCCCGTGGCGACAAAGTACTCAGCATCTAA
- the ilvC gene encoding ketol-acid reductoisomerase, with the protein MKVYYDKDCDLSIIQGKKVAIIGYGSQGHAQACNLKDSGVDVTVGLRKGSATVAKAEAHGLKVTDVASAVAAADLVMILTPDEFQSALYKNEIEPNIKKGATLAFSHGFAIHYNQVVPRADLDVIMIAPKAPGHTVRSEFVKGGGIPDLIAIYQDASGNAKNVALSYAAGVGGGRTGIIETTFKDETETDLFGEQAVLCGGTVELVKAGFETLVEAGYAPEMAYFECLHELKLIVDLMYEGGIANMNYSISNNAEYGEYVTGPEVINAESRQAMRNALKRIQDGEYAKMFISEGATGYPSMTAKRRNNAAHGIEVIGEQLRSMMPWIGANKIVDKAKN; encoded by the coding sequence ATGAAAGTTTATTACGATAAAGATTGTGACCTGTCGATCATCCAGGGCAAGAAAGTCGCCATCATTGGCTACGGTTCCCAAGGTCACGCCCAGGCGTGCAACCTGAAAGATTCCGGCGTTGACGTGACTGTTGGCCTGCGTAAAGGCTCGGCCACTGTTGCCAAGGCTGAAGCCCACGGCCTGAAAGTGACCGACGTTGCTTCCGCTGTTGCGGCTGCCGACCTGGTCATGATCCTGACCCCGGACGAGTTCCAGTCCGCGCTGTACAAGAACGAAATCGAGCCGAACATCAAGAAGGGCGCCACCCTGGCCTTCTCCCACGGCTTCGCGATTCACTACAACCAAGTCGTGCCACGCGCCGACCTGGACGTGATCATGATCGCGCCGAAAGCACCGGGTCACACTGTGCGTTCCGAGTTCGTCAAAGGTGGCGGTATCCCTGACCTGATCGCTATCTACCAGGACGCCTCGGGCAATGCCAAAAACGTTGCGCTGTCCTACGCTGCTGGTGTGGGTGGCGGTCGTACCGGCATCATCGAAACCACTTTCAAGGACGAGACTGAAACCGACCTGTTCGGCGAACAAGCCGTTCTGTGCGGCGGTACCGTTGAGCTGGTCAAGGCTGGTTTCGAAACGCTGGTTGAAGCTGGCTACGCGCCGGAAATGGCCTACTTCGAATGCCTGCACGAACTGAAGCTGATCGTTGACCTCATGTACGAAGGCGGTATCGCCAACATGAACTACTCGATCTCCAACAACGCTGAGTACGGCGAATACGTGACTGGTCCGGAAGTGATTAACGCCGAGTCCCGTCAGGCTATGCGTAACGCCCTGAAACGTATTCAGGACGGCGAATACGCCAAAATGTTCATCAGCGAAGGTGCCACCGGCTACCCTTCGATGACCGCCAAGCGTCGTAACAATGCCGCTCACGGTATTGAAGTCATCGGCGAGCAACTGCGCTCCATGATGCCGTGGATCGGTGCCAACAAGATCGTCGACAAAGCCAAGAACTAA
- a CDS encoding heme ABC transporter ATP-binding protein: MLRVEALQIRRGRKIVLADVSLDLLPGQVLGVLGPNGAGKSTLLGALCGELPPDQGKVWLDQQELKGWSGSQRAQRLAVLPQSSTLDFAFRVEEVVGMGRLPHQTGRVRDEEIIQAALLAADVGHLSGRSYLALSGGERQRVHLARVMAQLWPGEEGQTLLLDEPTSMLDPLHQHTTLQAIRTFADRGAAVLVILHDLNLAARYCDRILLLSQGRPHALDTPARVMRPEPLKAVFGLDVLVQLHPERGHPLIIAR; this comes from the coding sequence ATGTTGCGGGTGGAGGCGCTGCAGATACGGCGTGGTCGCAAAATCGTGCTGGCGGACGTCAGCCTGGACCTGTTGCCGGGTCAGGTGCTCGGTGTGCTGGGGCCTAATGGTGCTGGCAAGAGCACATTGCTGGGGGCGTTGTGTGGTGAACTGCCGCCGGACCAGGGCAAGGTATGGCTGGATCAGCAGGAGCTGAAGGGCTGGAGCGGATCGCAGCGCGCCCAGCGCCTGGCGGTATTGCCGCAAAGTTCGACCTTGGACTTCGCCTTCCGCGTCGAAGAGGTGGTAGGCATGGGGCGCTTGCCCCATCAGACCGGACGGGTGCGTGATGAGGAGATTATCCAGGCAGCGCTGCTGGCCGCGGATGTCGGGCATTTGAGCGGCCGCAGCTACCTGGCCTTGTCGGGCGGCGAACGCCAGCGTGTGCATTTGGCGCGAGTCATGGCGCAATTATGGCCGGGCGAGGAGGGGCAGACGTTGTTGTTGGATGAGCCGACGTCGATGCTGGACCCCTTGCACCAACACACCACCTTGCAGGCGATACGGACATTCGCCGATCGGGGCGCGGCTGTGCTGGTGATTCTCCATGATCTGAATCTGGCGGCGCGTTACTGTGACCGGATCTTGTTGCTGTCCCAAGGGCGTCCGCATGCACTGGACACGCCGGCACGGGTGATGCGACCTGAGCCGCTTAAAGCGGTATTCGGTTTGGATGTATTGGTGCAGCTCCACCCGGAGCGTGGGCATCCGTTGATTATCGCGCGTTGA
- a CDS encoding TfoX/Sxy family protein, whose product MNDELQHLKNLGKTSAQWLHAVGIHSASDLRRLGAVDAYRAVRTRGFRASKVLLYAIEGALMDVHWNDLPAERKEALNRQLDAISTRQKN is encoded by the coding sequence ATGAACGATGAGCTGCAACACCTTAAAAACCTCGGCAAGACGTCGGCGCAGTGGCTGCATGCGGTGGGTATCCACAGCGCATCCGACTTGCGCCGCCTGGGAGCTGTGGATGCTTATCGAGCGGTACGCACCCGAGGGTTCCGCGCATCCAAAGTATTGCTGTATGCAATCGAAGGGGCATTGATGGATGTGCACTGGAACGACCTCCCTGCCGAGCGCAAGGAAGCGTTGAACCGTCAATTGGACGCTATTTCCACACGCCAGAAAAATTAG
- a CDS encoding YqcC family protein, with amino-acid sequence MDARFPAIAEQLLLIERELRTQGWWDEKSPSAEALSSVEPFSVDTLDFHQWLQWIFLVRMKQILEQDLPLPNASGILEMAEMVYADRPLESLGLRNALKKFDQLIVDAR; translated from the coding sequence ATGGATGCGCGTTTTCCAGCAATTGCCGAACAGTTATTGCTGATTGAGCGCGAATTGCGCACGCAGGGATGGTGGGACGAAAAGTCCCCCAGTGCTGAGGCTCTGAGCAGTGTCGAGCCCTTTTCGGTGGATACGCTGGACTTTCACCAGTGGCTGCAATGGATCTTCCTGGTGCGCATGAAGCAGATCCTCGAGCAGGATCTGCCATTGCCCAATGCATCAGGGATCCTGGAGATGGCGGAGATGGTTTACGCCGATCGCCCGCTTGAGAGCCTTGGCTTGCGCAATGCGCTGAAAAAGTTCGACCAATTGATCGTCGACGCTCGTTAA
- a CDS encoding AAA family ATPase, translated as MSQSLITALQNPALYPHPVEAFQVIETHISWVILTGPYAYKLKKPMNFGFLDFTDLKDRGHFCREELRLNQRLTQDLYLEVLPITGTAEAPQLGGEGPVIEYALKMRQFPQSQLLSTLQANGELTSAHIDEMAKQIAHFHLTAPKVPQDHPAGTPDEVMAPVRQNFEQIRPFLSDKADLVQLEALQAWAESSFERLKPLLAQRKLDGFTRECHGDIHLGNATLIDGHVVIFDCIEFNEPFRFTDVYADTAFLAMDLEDRGLKSLARRFISQYLELTGDYRGLEVLNFYKAYRALVRAKVSLFSMPSEADPVRRATTLRQYRNYANLAESYSTIPSRFLAITHGVSAVGKSHVAMRLVEALGAIRLRSDVERKRLFGEQQVENTPQAGIYAADASAKTYARLNEMADTILRAGFPVVLDATFLKRDQRDAAAKVAEATGAPFLILDCNAPQAVITSWLAQRQADKNDPSDATLAVIEEQQAHRDPLTAEELLLSKRVETNESGTLDALVAHIRQRLPGL; from the coding sequence GTGAGCCAGTCCCTGATCACCGCCCTGCAAAACCCGGCCCTATACCCCCATCCAGTCGAAGCGTTTCAAGTCATCGAGACCCACATTTCATGGGTGATACTGACCGGCCCCTACGCCTACAAACTGAAGAAGCCAATGAACTTCGGCTTTCTGGACTTCACCGACCTGAAGGATCGCGGTCATTTCTGCCGGGAAGAGCTGCGCCTCAACCAGCGCCTTACCCAAGATTTGTATCTTGAAGTGTTGCCAATTACCGGCACTGCCGAAGCACCGCAATTGGGCGGTGAAGGCCCGGTGATCGAATACGCGCTGAAAATGCGCCAGTTCCCACAGAGCCAGCTGCTCAGCACCCTGCAAGCCAATGGCGAGTTGACCAGCGCGCACATCGATGAAATGGCCAAGCAAATCGCGCACTTTCATCTCACGGCCCCCAAAGTCCCCCAAGATCACCCGGCCGGCACCCCAGACGAAGTGATGGCGCCCGTACGGCAAAACTTTGAACAGATCCGCCCATTCCTCAGCGACAAGGCCGACCTGGTGCAACTTGAAGCCCTTCAAGCCTGGGCCGAAAGCAGCTTCGAGCGCCTCAAGCCCCTACTTGCACAACGCAAGCTCGATGGTTTCACCCGCGAGTGCCACGGTGATATCCACCTCGGCAACGCCACCTTGATCGATGGCCATGTGGTGATCTTCGACTGCATCGAGTTCAACGAGCCGTTCCGCTTCACCGATGTGTATGCCGACACCGCCTTCCTGGCCATGGACTTGGAAGACCGCGGCCTCAAATCCCTGGCGCGCCGTTTTATCAGCCAGTATCTGGAACTGACCGGCGACTATCGCGGCCTTGAAGTGCTGAACTTCTATAAAGCGTACCGTGCACTGGTACGCGCCAAGGTTTCGCTGTTCAGCATGCCAAGCGAAGCAGACCCGGTGCGCCGCGCCACCACCCTGCGCCAGTACCGCAACTATGCCAACCTGGCAGAAAGCTATAGCACCATTCCCTCACGTTTCCTGGCCATTACCCATGGCGTGTCAGCGGTCGGCAAAAGCCATGTAGCAATGCGCCTGGTGGAAGCGCTGGGCGCCATTCGCCTGCGCTCGGACGTGGAACGCAAGCGCTTGTTTGGCGAGCAACAAGTGGAAAACACCCCACAGGCCGGCATCTATGCCGCCGATGCGAGTGCAAAAACCTACGCGCGCCTGAACGAGATGGCCGATACCATCCTGCGGGCCGGCTTCCCGGTGGTGCTGGATGCCACCTTCTTGAAGCGCGACCAGCGCGACGCCGCGGCCAAGGTCGCCGAAGCGACCGGCGCGCCCTTCCTGATCCTGGACTGCAACGCACCACAAGCCGTCATCACCAGTTGGCTGGCTCAACGTCAGGCCGATAAAAACGACCCTTCCGACGCCACCCTGGCTGTTATCGAAGAACAGCAAGCCCATCGCGACCCACTCACGGCCGAGGAGCTACTCCTGAGCAAGCGCGTCGAAACCAATGAAAGTGGGACACTGGACGCATTGGTAGCGCACATCCGTCAGCGCCTGCCGGGCTTGTAA
- a CDS encoding pentapeptide repeat-containing protein, whose product MSQPKLLDTPLYSLLHKDDIRGFNQERPKDGVIDMRGGDFRGLDLRDLNAAGVDFTDAYFRSADLRGLDLRDCSLEGASLAHAQISGTYFPPELTADEILMSVNFGTRLRYRTK is encoded by the coding sequence ATGAGTCAGCCGAAGCTTCTCGATACACCGCTCTACTCGCTCCTGCATAAAGACGATATCCGAGGCTTCAATCAGGAACGTCCCAAAGACGGCGTTATCGACATGCGTGGTGGCGACTTCCGAGGTTTGGACCTGCGTGACCTGAACGCCGCAGGGGTAGATTTCACCGACGCGTACTTCCGCTCTGCCGACTTGCGCGGCCTGGACTTGCGCGACTGCTCACTGGAGGGCGCCAGCCTGGCCCATGCGCAGATTTCGGGGACCTACTTTCCGCCTGAATTGACTGCCGATGAGATCCTCATGTCGGTCAACTTTGGCACGCGCCTGCGCTACCGCACCAAGTAA
- the mrcB gene encoding penicillin-binding protein 1B — MTRSRSPRSRKKPPSRGLRPWLGWALKLSLVGLVVLAGFAVYLDAVVQEKFSGKRWTIPAKVYARPLELFTGQKLSKDDFLTELDALGYRREPVSNGPGAAAVSGNTVDLNTRGFQFYEGLEKAQPVRVRFSGDYVAELSSLNGSKLPVVRLEPLMIGGIYPKNLEDRILIKLDQVPPYLLETLVAVEDRDFYSHWGVSPKSIARAIWVNTSGGKMTQGGSTLTQQLVKNFYLTNERSLTRKLTEAMMAMLLELHYSKQEILEAYLNEVFVGQDGQRAVHGFGLASQFFFGQPLSELKLHQVALLVGMVKGPSYYNPRRNPERALERRNLVLDVLEQQGVATAEQVAAAKKMPLGVTTRGKLADSSFPGFIDLVKRQLREDYRDEDLTEEGLRIFTSFDPILQMKAEASVNDTFKRLTGRKGSDEVEAAMVVTNPETGEVQAMIGSRQASFAGFNRALDAVRPIGSLVKPAVYLTALEKPSKYTLTSWLSDDPLSVKGADGQVWTPQNFDRRSHGTIFLYQGLAHSYNISTSRLGLEVGVPNVLKTLARLGITREFPAFPSMLLGAGAMTPMEVATMYQTLANGGFNTPMRGIRSVLTAEGEPLKRYPFQIQQRFDAGSIYLIQNGMQRVMREGTGSSVYKVLPSNLTLAGKTGTSNDSRDSWFAGFGQDVLAVVWLGRDDNGKTPFTGATGALQVWTSFMRKADPLPLNMPQPDNIVQAWIDPHTGQGSDANCPGAVQMPYIRGSEPPPGAACGGSAPADAESVMDWVKGWMN; from the coding sequence ATGACTCGATCCCGATCTCCCCGTTCCCGTAAAAAACCTCCTTCCCGCGGCCTGCGCCCATGGCTGGGCTGGGCGCTCAAGCTCAGCCTTGTGGGCCTCGTCGTGCTCGCCGGCTTCGCGGTATATCTCGACGCTGTGGTCCAGGAGAAATTCTCCGGCAAGCGTTGGACTATCCCGGCCAAGGTGTATGCCCGCCCCTTGGAGCTGTTCACCGGCCAGAAGCTGAGCAAGGATGACTTCCTTACCGAACTCGACGCCTTGGGCTACCGCCGCGAACCCGTGAGTAACGGGCCTGGCGCGGCAGCCGTCAGCGGTAATACTGTCGATTTGAATACCCGTGGCTTCCAGTTCTATGAGGGCCTGGAAAAAGCCCAGCCGGTGCGGGTGCGTTTTTCCGGCGACTATGTGGCCGAACTGTCGTCACTCAATGGTTCCAAACTGCCGGTGGTTCGCCTGGAACCCCTGATGATCGGCGGGATTTACCCGAAGAACCTTGAAGATCGTATCCTGATCAAGCTTGATCAGGTGCCGCCGTACCTGCTGGAAACCCTGGTCGCTGTGGAGGACCGCGATTTCTACAGCCACTGGGGCGTCTCGCCGAAGTCGATTGCCCGTGCCATCTGGGTCAACACCTCCGGCGGCAAAATGACCCAGGGCGGCAGTACGCTGACCCAGCAGTTGGTGAAGAACTTCTACCTGACCAACGAGCGCAGCCTTACCCGCAAACTGACCGAAGCCATGATGGCGATGCTGCTGGAGCTGCACTACAGCAAGCAGGAAATCCTCGAGGCTTACCTCAACGAGGTATTCGTCGGCCAGGATGGCCAGCGCGCGGTGCACGGTTTCGGTCTGGCCAGCCAGTTCTTTTTCGGCCAGCCACTCTCCGAGCTGAAGCTGCATCAGGTTGCGTTGTTGGTGGGGATGGTCAAGGGGCCTTCCTACTACAACCCGCGTCGTAATCCTGAGCGTGCGCTCGAACGCCGCAACCTGGTGCTCGATGTATTGGAGCAGCAGGGCGTGGCCACGGCCGAGCAAGTCGCTGCAGCGAAGAAAATGCCACTGGGTGTGACCACTCGCGGCAAGCTGGCCGACAGCTCCTTCCCTGGCTTTATCGACCTGGTCAAGCGTCAACTGCGTGAAGACTACCGCGACGAAGACTTGACCGAAGAGGGCCTGCGGATCTTCACCAGTTTCGATCCGATCCTGCAGATGAAGGCCGAAGCGTCGGTCAACGACACCTTCAAACGCCTGACAGGCCGTAAAGGCTCCGACGAAGTCGAAGCGGCCATGGTCGTGACTAACCCGGAAACCGGCGAAGTCCAGGCGATGATCGGCAGTCGCCAGGCCAGTTTCGCTGGTTTCAACCGCGCCCTCGATGCCGTGCGCCCCATCGGCTCGCTGGTCAAGCCGGCGGTCTACCTGACGGCGTTGGAAAAACCGAGCAAATACACGCTGACCAGTTGGCTGTCGGATGACCCGCTGTCTGTCAAAGGTGCCGATGGCCAGGTGTGGACGCCGCAGAACTTCGATCGCCGCTCCCATGGCACGATCTTCCTGTACCAGGGCTTGGCGCATTCCTACAACATTTCCACGTCGCGGCTGGGTCTTGAAGTGGGGGTGCCGAATGTTCTCAAGACACTGGCACGCCTGGGCATTACCCGTGAATTCCCGGCCTTCCCATCGATGCTGCTGGGGGCCGGTGCGATGACGCCGATGGAAGTGGCGACCATGTACCAGACCCTCGCCAACGGTGGTTTCAATACGCCGATGCGCGGCATTCGCAGTGTGCTGACAGCCGAAGGCGAGCCGCTCAAGCGCTATCCATTCCAGATACAGCAGCGTTTCGATGCGGGCTCCATCTACCTGATCCAGAACGGTATGCAACGTGTGATGCGTGAAGGTACCGGCAGCTCTGTCTATAAAGTGCTGCCGTCGAACCTGACGCTGGCCGGCAAGACCGGTACCAGTAACGACTCCCGTGACAGCTGGTTCGCCGGTTTTGGCCAGGATGTGCTGGCCGTGGTGTGGCTGGGGCGTGATGATAATGGCAAGACGCCGTTTACTGGTGCGACCGGTGCGCTGCAAGTCTGGACCAGTTTCATGCGCAAGGCTGATCCGCTGCCGCTGAATATGCCGCAGCCGGACAATATCGTGCAGGCCTGGATTGATCCGCATACCGGTCAGGGCTCCGATGCCAACTGTCCGGGCGCGGTGCAGATGCCGTATATTCGCGGCAGCGAACCACCACCCGGTGCTGCGTGCGGTGGCAGTGCCCCTGCTGACGCGGAATCGGTGATGGATTGGGTCAAGGGCTGGATGAATTAA
- a CDS encoding acetolactate synthase 3 large subunit: protein MELLSGGEMLVRFLRDEGVDYIYGYPGGALLHVYDALFKEPAVTHILVRHEQAATHMADGYARATGKAGVVLVTSGPGATNAITGIATAYMDSIPMVIISGQVASTMVGTDAFQETDMIGISRPIVKHSFMIKHASEIPEVMKKAFYLAQSGRPGPVVVDIPKDMTNPAEKFEYVFPKKAKLRSYSPAVRGHSGQIRKAAEMLLAAKRPVLYSGGGVILGGGSAPLTELAKLLNLPVTNTLMGLGAFPGTDRQFVGMLGMHGSYTANLAMHHADVILAVGARFDDRVINGASKFCPNAKIIHIDIDPASISKTIKADVPIVGPVESVLTEMVAALKDIGETPNKESVASWWKQIDEWRGDRGLFPYDKGDGSIIKPQTVIETLCEVTKGDAFVTSDVGQHQMFAAQYYKFDKPNRWINSGGLGTMGFGFPAAMGVKLSFPETDVACVTGEGSIQMNIQELSTCLQYGLPVKIVCLNNGVLGMVRQWQDMSYNSRHSHSYMESLPDFVKLVEAYGHVGMRITDLKDLKPKMEEAFAMKDRLVFIDIQVDTSEHVYPMQIKDGSMRDMWLNKTERT, encoded by the coding sequence GTGGAGCTTTTATCTGGCGGTGAGATGCTCGTCCGCTTTTTGCGTGACGAAGGCGTCGACTATATCTACGGGTACCCAGGTGGTGCTCTGCTGCATGTCTACGACGCACTGTTCAAGGAGCCGGCTGTTACCCACATCCTGGTCCGCCACGAACAGGCTGCGACCCATATGGCTGACGGTTATGCCCGTGCCACCGGTAAAGCCGGCGTGGTACTGGTCACATCCGGCCCAGGCGCAACCAATGCCATTACCGGCATTGCGACTGCTTATATGGACTCCATCCCGATGGTGATCATTTCCGGCCAGGTCGCTAGCACCATGGTTGGTACCGATGCATTCCAGGAAACCGACATGATCGGTATCTCCCGGCCGATCGTGAAACACAGCTTCATGATCAAGCATGCTTCGGAAATCCCGGAAGTCATGAAGAAGGCCTTCTACCTCGCGCAGTCCGGTCGCCCGGGTCCTGTGGTGGTCGATATCCCGAAAGACATGACCAACCCGGCTGAGAAATTCGAATACGTATTCCCCAAGAAAGCCAAGCTGCGCTCCTACAGCCCGGCTGTTCGTGGGCACTCGGGGCAAATTCGCAAGGCGGCAGAAATGCTCCTGGCGGCCAAGCGCCCTGTGCTTTACTCGGGCGGTGGCGTGATCCTGGGCGGCGGTTCTGCACCGCTGACCGAACTGGCCAAGCTGCTTAACCTGCCGGTCACCAACACCCTGATGGGCCTCGGCGCATTCCCGGGAACGGACCGTCAGTTCGTCGGTATGCTCGGCATGCACGGCAGCTACACCGCCAACCTTGCCATGCACCACGCCGACGTGATCCTGGCCGTGGGCGCGCGGTTCGATGACCGTGTGATCAATGGCGCGAGCAAATTCTGCCCGAACGCCAAGATCATCCATATCGACATCGATCCGGCGTCCATCTCCAAGACCATCAAGGCCGACGTGCCGATCGTGGGACCTGTAGAGAGCGTGTTGACCGAAATGGTCGCCGCGCTCAAGGACATCGGCGAAACGCCAAACAAGGAGTCGGTTGCCAGCTGGTGGAAGCAGATCGACGAATGGCGCGGTGATCGTGGCTTGTTCCCTTACGACAAGGGCGACGGTAGCATCATCAAGCCACAAACCGTGATCGAGACCCTGTGCGAAGTGACCAAGGGCGACGCCTTTGTGACCTCCGATGTGGGCCAGCACCAGATGTTCGCCGCGCAGTACTACAAGTTCGACAAGCCCAATCGTTGGATCAACTCCGGTGGCCTGGGCACGATGGGCTTTGGTTTTCCTGCGGCCATGGGTGTGAAATTGAGCTTCCCGGAGACTGACGTCGCGTGCGTCACCGGTGAAGGCAGTATCCAGATGAACATTCAGGAACTGTCGACGTGCCTGCAGTATGGTCTTCCGGTGAAGATTGTCTGCCTGAACAACGGCGTGCTGGGCATGGTTCGTCAGTGGCAGGACATGAGTTACAACAGCCGTCACTCCCATTCCTACATGGAATCGCTGCCGGATTTTGTCAAATTGGTTGAAGCCTATGGCCACGTCGGCATGCGCATCACTGACTTGAAAGATCTGAAGCCGAAAATGGAAGAGGCGTTCGCCATGAAAGATCGTCTGGTGTTCATCGATATTCAGGTGGATACCAGTGAGCACGTCTACCCGATGCAGATCAAAGACGGCTCTATGCGCGACATGTGGCTGAACAAGACGGAGCGTACTTAA
- a CDS encoding tetratricopeptide repeat protein, which produces MNKWWIPAITALALLGGCSSVQRGSIPVVDSSTAVSNNDRISANGGFRQTVTKRPVQAATQAVPQDSGVVVMVPGAGAATAAPISAEPWTPGPSTSGPIDSTPIQTAPINQGTYNMPSTPSGIPSSSSAGGLSADEQLDGPVLALLTTAQQQQAGGDLNGASSSLERAQRVAPREPQVLYRLAQVRMAQGDAPQAEQFARRGLTLANGRPDLQASLWALIGDARAAQGDAAGAAQARQKAKVSL; this is translated from the coding sequence GTGAACAAGTGGTGGATTCCAGCTATTACAGCTCTGGCTTTGCTCGGCGGCTGCTCCAGCGTGCAGCGCGGTTCCATTCCCGTGGTGGACTCGAGCACGGCCGTTTCCAATAACGACCGGATCTCGGCCAATGGCGGGTTCCGTCAGACCGTGACCAAGCGCCCGGTACAAGCCGCAACCCAGGCCGTCCCACAGGATTCGGGCGTGGTGGTGATGGTGCCAGGTGCCGGCGCGGCAACGGCGGCACCGATCAGCGCGGAACCTTGGACGCCTGGCCCAAGTACGTCGGGGCCGATTGATTCCACGCCGATCCAAACGGCACCGATCAACCAAGGCACCTACAACATGCCTTCGACGCCAAGCGGTATTCCGTCGTCCTCGAGCGCTGGCGGCCTGTCCGCTGACGAGCAACTGGATGGCCCGGTGCTGGCGTTGCTGACCACCGCGCAACAGCAACAGGCCGGTGGCGACCTGAATGGCGCATCGTCGAGCCTCGAGCGTGCCCAGCGCGTAGCGCCACGCGAACCGCAAGTGCTGTATCGCCTGGCCCAGGTACGCATGGCCCAGGGCGATGCACCGCAAGCCGAGCAGTTCGCCCGTCGTGGCCTCACCCTGGCGAACGGTCGTCCTGACCTGCAAGCCAGCCTGTGGGCCTTGATCGGTGATGCTCGTGCCGCACAAGGTGATGCTGCCGGCGCTGCGCAGGCTCGGCAAAAAGCCAAGGTCAGCCTCTGA
- the pssA gene encoding CDP-diacylglycerol--serine O-phosphatidyltransferase, giving the protein MSERPEEPSQASDAESLLPIDEHVEEGHDAEGRKVRHRGIYLLPNLFTTANLFAGFYSIINSMSAQSALAAGDAASASKYFGFAAIAIFVAMVLDGLDGRVARMTNTQSAFGAEYDSLSDMVAFGVAPALLAFAWALGDMGKVGWMVAFIYVAGAALRLARFNTQVGKADKRYFIGLASPAAAGVVAGIVWAFSDYGIQGSKMSFLVALMVAAAGMLMVSNIKYNSFKEFDLKGRVPFVAILVVVLVFAVVFSDPPRILLLAFLVYAASGPIQYLLHLRRDKTLP; this is encoded by the coding sequence ATGAGCGAACGTCCCGAAGAGCCAAGCCAGGCTTCTGACGCCGAAAGCCTGCTACCGATCGATGAGCATGTCGAAGAAGGGCATGACGCTGAAGGCCGCAAGGTCCGGCATCGTGGCATCTATCTTCTGCCCAACCTGTTCACCACGGCGAACCTGTTTGCCGGTTTCTATTCCATCATCAACTCCATGAGTGCCCAAAGCGCCCTGGCTGCTGGTGATGCCGCAAGTGCGAGCAAATACTTCGGTTTTGCCGCCATCGCAATCTTCGTGGCCATGGTGCTCGACGGCCTGGATGGGCGCGTGGCCCGTATGACCAATACCCAAAGTGCCTTCGGTGCCGAGTATGACTCGCTGTCGGACATGGTGGCCTTTGGCGTCGCTCCGGCGTTGCTGGCGTTCGCTTGGGCGCTGGGCGATATGGGCAAGGTCGGCTGGATGGTTGCTTTCATCTATGTTGCTGGGGCTGCGTTGCGTCTGGCGCGTTTCAATACCCAGGTCGGTAAGGCTGACAAGCGTTACTTCATTGGCTTGGCCAGCCCTGCTGCTGCCGGTGTCGTGGCGGGTATCGTCTGGGCGTTCAGTGACTACGGTATCCAGGGGTCGAAGATGTCGTTCCTGGTGGCCTTGATGGTTGCGGCGGCCGGCATGCTGATGGTCAGTAACATCAAGTACAACAGCTTCAAGGAGTTCGACCTGAAGGGGAGGGTGCCTTTCGTTGCGATTCTGGTGGTGGTGCTGGTGTTTGCGGTCGTCTTCAGTGATCCGCCGCGTATCCTGCTGCTGGCGTTCCTTGTCTATGCGGCCTCCGGCCCGATTCAGTATCTGCTGCATCTGCGTCGGGACAAAACGTTGCCTTAA